One window from the genome of Paenibacillus azoreducens encodes:
- a CDS encoding glycoside hydrolase family 65 protein produces the protein MIGYKAKDALQNGWVISETAFDARYLAKFETIFSQGNGYMGLRAATEESYAGERRNLFVAGTFNRFANQEVTELPNAADMLQLDIRLNGIPFHLEKGMIHSYRRELDLRQGELRRDIVWEDGQGAQFKLCFRRFVSMSNLHLLGMRVEITPLTQPAEISIVSGINGQMTNSGAQHFLEGERRIFEKELLQLTAVTSQSNMEFVHTSAHQLYRRGTRLQAYPSPSMERRKVRLTYRVQADAGETISLDKIASVHTSIDADWTGEQNGRPPLAEFARDNLLAAACKGYDQLFEDHAQAWQRRWESTGIEIGSSDDFDQLSIRFAQYHLAIMTPAHDSRFSIGAKGLTGEGYKGHVFWDTEIFILPYFLYTEPGTARKLAEYRYHTLNGARKNALDRGYRGAMYPWESAVTGEEETPEWGPVDVVTGTPTYIWTGKIEQHITADVAYGAWHYYQATGDQEYMDRYGYEIVMETATFWASRLEWNEEKQRYHITDVIGPDEYKEHVSNNAYTNYMAYWNIKKAIECTRRLMQTGNEVYTRLEQKLSLNERLKEWEEKAQRIYLPQPDAESLLIPQDDTYLELQVIDLEKYRNQEQVASILADYSMTQLSDIQVSKQADILVLFYLLEDWFSKEVKAANWHYYEPKTLHDSSLSLSTHSLLACDVHDLDLAYEMFAKAARIDLGTNMHSCDEGIHAASIGGIWKAAIMGFGGVRSWEGMLRLNPMLPNAWERLSFPLYWQGVRLQVTVTRDQLVVERISSEANAGSDLREMNILIHGRPYALKDQLIINSF, from the coding sequence TTGATCGGATATAAAGCAAAAGACGCGCTTCAGAATGGATGGGTCATCTCGGAAACTGCTTTTGATGCCAGATATTTGGCTAAATTCGAAACGATTTTCAGCCAAGGCAACGGCTATATGGGACTTCGGGCGGCAACGGAAGAAAGTTATGCGGGAGAACGGCGCAATTTGTTTGTTGCCGGCACGTTTAACCGCTTTGCGAATCAGGAGGTGACCGAGCTGCCGAATGCCGCGGATATGCTTCAGCTTGACATTCGCTTGAACGGCATCCCTTTTCATTTGGAAAAGGGAATGATTCACAGCTACCGCCGGGAGCTTGATCTGCGGCAGGGCGAGCTTCGCCGCGACATCGTCTGGGAGGATGGGCAGGGAGCGCAGTTCAAGCTTTGTTTCAGGCGTTTTGTATCAATGAGCAACCTGCATCTGCTGGGGATGAGGGTGGAAATTACGCCGCTCACGCAACCTGCCGAGATTTCCATCGTTTCCGGGATTAACGGGCAAATGACGAACTCGGGCGCACAGCATTTTCTTGAAGGAGAGCGCCGGATATTCGAGAAAGAACTGCTGCAGCTGACTGCCGTAACCTCGCAATCGAACATGGAGTTCGTGCATACTTCCGCGCATCAGTTGTACCGGAGAGGGACACGCCTTCAGGCTTACCCATCGCCAAGCATGGAACGCCGCAAAGTGCGGCTGACATACCGGGTACAGGCCGACGCTGGCGAGACCATTTCGCTCGATAAAATCGCTTCGGTCCATACAAGCATCGATGCCGACTGGACAGGGGAGCAGAACGGCAGACCGCCGCTTGCTGAATTCGCCAGAGATAACCTGCTTGCAGCCGCATGCAAAGGTTACGATCAGCTGTTTGAAGATCATGCTCAGGCATGGCAGCGCCGCTGGGAGAGTACCGGCATCGAAATCGGCAGCAGCGATGACTTTGATCAGTTGTCCATCCGTTTTGCCCAGTACCATCTCGCGATCATGACGCCTGCCCATGACAGCCGCTTCTCGATCGGTGCCAAGGGACTGACGGGTGAAGGTTATAAAGGGCATGTGTTCTGGGATACGGAGATTTTCATTCTCCCTTACTTCCTGTACACCGAACCGGGGACGGCGCGCAAGCTTGCGGAATACCGGTATCATACCCTGAATGGCGCCAGAAAAAATGCGCTTGACCGCGGGTATCGCGGCGCAATGTATCCTTGGGAATCGGCTGTTACGGGAGAAGAGGAAACGCCGGAGTGGGGACCCGTCGATGTCGTGACTGGCACGCCGACGTATATTTGGACGGGAAAAATCGAGCAGCATATTACCGCAGACGTTGCTTATGGAGCATGGCATTATTATCAGGCAACGGGCGACCAGGAGTATATGGACCGCTATGGTTATGAAATCGTGATGGAAACCGCGACTTTCTGGGCCAGCCGGCTGGAGTGGAATGAAGAGAAGCAGCGGTACCACATCACGGATGTGATCGGTCCGGATGAATATAAGGAGCATGTAAGCAATAATGCGTACACCAACTACATGGCCTATTGGAATATCAAGAAGGCTATCGAATGTACCCGCCGGTTAATGCAGACTGGCAATGAGGTTTACACTCGTCTGGAACAAAAACTTTCGCTTAACGAACGTTTGAAGGAATGGGAGGAAAAAGCCCAGCGCATTTATTTGCCGCAGCCTGATGCAGAGTCGCTCCTTATCCCGCAGGATGATACTTATTTGGAGTTGCAGGTCATTGATTTGGAAAAGTACAGAAATCAGGAGCAGGTGGCTTCCATTCTCGCCGACTACAGCATGACGCAGCTCAGCGATATTCAGGTATCCAAGCAGGCGGACATTCTCGTCTTGTTTTACTTGCTGGAGGATTGGTTTTCCAAAGAGGTCAAAGCGGCCAACTGGCATTATTACGAACCCAAAACGCTGCATGACTCCTCGCTCAGCCTTTCGACTCACAGTTTGCTGGCCTGCGATGTTCATGATCTGGACCTTGCATATGAAATGTTTGCCAAGGCGGCGCGGATCGACCTCGGTACGAATATGCACAGCTGCGATGAAGGGATTCACGCTGCTTCGATCGGGGGCATTTGGAAGGCAGCCATCATGGGCTTTGGCGGCGTTCGTTCCTGGGAAGGAATGCTTCGGCTGAATCCGATGCTGCCCAATGCCTGGGAGCGGCTGTCCTTCCCGCTGTACTGGCAGGGCGTACGGCTGCAGGTGACGGTCACGCGCGATCAGCTGGTAGTAGAACGTATATCTTCCGAAGCAAACGCGGGAAGCGATCTGCGGGAAATGAACATTCTTATACACGGCCGTCCATACGCGCTGAAGGATCAGCTGATCATAAATTCATTCTAG